Below is a window of Chthoniobacterales bacterium DNA.
GCACCAGCGCTCCCACGATTACGGGCACCTCATCCGGCGCTGGCGCTCCGTCGCCCGGGCGCGGGGCCTGCGCCTCACGCCCTACGCGGCGGCGAGCGGCTACGAGCTCTTCCACATCGCGCCGCGACGCCCCACGCCGGGTCGGCCGTGGATCTACCTCTCGGCGGGCATTCATGGCGACGAGACCGGCGCCACCGAGGGCCTGCTCGACTGGGCCGCGGCCACCGGCCTGCCGTTCACCGATTTCAACCTGCTCGTCTTCCCGTGCCTGAACCCGTGGGGCCTGGTGAACAACAGCCGCGTGGACGCCGATGGCCGCGACCTCAACCGCACCTACCACGACGACGCCGTGCCGCAGACCGCGGCGCACAAGGCCGCGCTCGCCGGCTGGCACACGTCCGATCTCGATGGGCGTCGCCCGTTCGCCCTCTCTCTCTGCCTGCACGAGGATTACGACGCGAACGGCGTTTATATTTACGAGATCCAGGGCGCACGCCCGTATTGGGCGGAGAGGCTTCTCGAGGCGTCCCGCCGGCACCTGCCTGCCGATACCCGCCGCAGCATCGAGGGCCGCAGCGCCCGCGCGGGAATTGTGCGTCGCGCGATCGACTTGGCATCAATGCCGCTACACCCCGAGGCATTCACATTGCATTTTCACCATGCGGAACGCACCTTCACCGCCGAAACGCCCTCCGAGGCGCACCTCGATGCCCGCGCGGCTGCCCATGCCGCCATCATCGAGCAGGCGGTGCGCCTCTGCCTCCAGGAATTCCCCCAGACATCCAAACGCTCAACGCCCCCCGATTAGCCAAAATATCATCCAAAACCCCTCCCCCCGATGAACCGCCACCTGCCCTCCGCCCTTCTCGCGCTGGCCCTGCCGCTCGCCAACGCCACCGCTGACGCCATCAAGCTCAAATCCGGGGAGGTCGTGGAAGGCAAGGTCATCGCCTCCGACGCGAAGAGCGTGACCGTCGAAGTGCAATTCTCGCCGACGATCACCGACGAGCGCACGATCGCCCGCTCCGACATCGCCGCCACGGTGCTCGTTTCGCCCGACGAGGCCGCCTTCGCCAGCATCCGCGCCCTCGAGATTCCCGCCACCGCTCTCGACGTCCGCGCGTATGACGAGGTTCTGAACAAGGATCTCCGCCCCTTCCTCAAGAGCTACCCCACCTCCACCCGCGTCACCGACGTGAAGGAGCTCATCAAAAATTTCGAGGCCGAGCGCGCCCGCGTCGCCGCCGGCGAGATCAAGGTCTCCGGCGTGTGGTATGACGCCGCCACGCGCACCGCCGAGGAATACCAGATCGACGCCGCCACCGAGCTCGCCGCCATGAAGCTGCAGCTCGCCGCGCAGAATTACCCCGGCGCCGTGAACAGCTTCGAGCAACTCGTCCGCTCGTTTCCGAACTCCGCCGCGTTTGCCGAGTCCTTCCCCCTCGGCAAAAAGGCCATCCTGAAACTCGAGCAGCAGCTCAGCTTCACGATCGGCAATCTTCCGCAGACCCTCGCCCGCCGGCAGGCCGCGATCGACCGCACGCCCGTCGAGCAGCGCCAGCCCATCCAGGCCGCCGCCGCCGCCGAGGATGCCCGTGCCGCCGCCGCCGCCGAGGCCGCGCAGAAGGCAAACGTCCACTTCTTTGCCATCCTGCCTTACGACGAAAAGGGCCTCCGCTCGATGCAGGAAGCGCTGAAATCCCTCGTCGACCAGCTCAAGCCCGTGGACGAGAAGCAACTCGCCGCCGGCGCGAAGCTCGTTCGCCAGGTGAACAACGAGCTTTCCACGAACCAGCTCGCCGCCGCGCAAACCACGCTCACGCAACTTTCCACCGCCTGGCCGCAATACGAGGGCCTCGGCCGTCTCCAGAGCCGGCTCTCGGCCGCGCAGCAGTCGACCGCAACCGCCACCGCTCGCGAGGCCAATCACCTCAAGGCCCAGGGCAAATGATTTCCGGCGCCCGGCGCGCCGACTCACGATTCCTCTTGCCCCGGCCGGGCATCCGCAGGCTCAATCCCCGGATGGCCCGCGCCGCTACCATTGACCGCAAGACCTCCGAAACCGACATCCAGCTCACGCTCGATGTCGATGGCTCGGGCACGTCCACTCTCCGCACCGGCATCCCGTTCTTCGACCACATGCTCACGCTCTTCGCGCGGCACGGTCTCTTCGATCTCGACGTGACGGCCAAAGGCGATCTCGACGTAGACTTTCACCACACCGTCGAGGACGCCGGCATCTGCCTCGGCCAGGCCTTCACCCGCGCCCTCGGCGACAAAAAGGGCATCCGCCGCTACGGCCACGCCTACGTCCCGATGGACGAGACGCTCGTCCGCGCCGTCGTGGACCTCAGCGGCCGTCCGTTTCTCGAATACCGCGCCCCCGGCGGCGTCGAGGCGATCAATGGCTTCTCGTTCCAGCTCGTCGAGGAATTCCTCCGCGGCTTCACGATGAACGCCCTCGCGAACGTCCACATCGAGATCCTCTACGGCCGCGACGCCCACCACATGGCCGAGGGCGTCTTCAAGGCGCTCGCCCGCGCCCTCGACGTCGCCACGCAGATCGATCCGCGAGTCACCGGCGTGCCCAGCACGAAGGGCGTGCTATAGTCGCGGCATGAATTCTCCGTCCATCGGCATCGTCGACTACGGCAGCGGCAACCTGCGCAGCGTCACCAAGGCGCTCGACACCGTCGGCGCACGCACGCAGCTCATCTCCACGCCCGCCGCGCTCGACGAGATCGATGCCGTCGTCGTGCCCGGCGTCGGCGCCTTCGGCGACTGCGCCCGCAACCTCCGCGCCACCGGCCTCTGGGAGCCGCTGCGCGAATGGATCGCCGCCGACCGCCCCTACCTCGGCATCTGCCTCGGCTATCAGCTCCTCTTCGAAAGCAGCGAGGAAACGCCCGGCATCGCCGGCCTCGGCGCCCTGCCCGGCATCGTCAAAAAATTCCCCGCCGGCGCGCTCAAGGTCCCGCACATGGGCTGGAACACGCTCACGCTGAACGCCCCCGGCGATCGCCTCTACCGCGATCTCCCGGCGGCCCCGAGCGTCTATTTCGTGCACTCGTATCACCCCGTGCCCGCCGACGCATCGCTCGTCACCGCCACCTGCGAATACGGCGACGGCTTCGCCGCCAGCGTCAGCCGCGGCGCCCTCAGCGCCTGCCAATTCCACCCCGAAAAAAGCCAGGCCACCGGCCTCGCCATCCTGAAAAATTTTGTCACATCCCTCGATGCTGTTGTTGCCTGCCATTGATCTGATGGGCGGCGAGGTCGTGCGCCTGCGCCGCGGAGAAGCCACCGAAAAGACCGTCTATTCGTCCGACCCGCCCGCCTTCGCGCGCAAGTGGGAGGCCGCCGGCGGGGACTGGCTCCATCTCGTCGACCTCGACGCCGCCTTCACCGGCGAGTCCCGCAACCTCGACGCGGTCCGCGCCATCTGCGCGTCCGTCTCGATTCCCTGCGAACTCGGCGGCGGCATGCGCAGCGAAGCCGCCATCCGCGCCGCGCTCGACGCCGGCATCTCCCGCGTCGTGATCGGCACCCGCGCCAGCGAATCCCTCGACTTCGTCCGCGACATGTGCGCGACCTTCAGCGGCGACCGGATCGCCGTCGGCATCGATGCCCGCCACGGCAAGGTCGCCGTGAAGGGCTGGACCGAGACCACCGAGCAGGACGCCACCGATCTCGCCCTCGCCGTCCAGGACGCCGGCGCTGGCACGATCATCTACACCGATATCGCGACCGACGGCATGCTCCAGGGCCCGAATTTCGCCGAGCTGGAAAAGCTGCTCGCCACCCTCGACTGCAACCTCGTCGCCAGCGGCGGCGTGTCGTCTCCGGACGACGTCCGCCGGCTCGCCACGATGCCCGGCCTCTACGGCGCCATCCTCGGCAAGGCCCTCTACGACGGCCACATTACCGGCGACCTGCGCCCGCTCGTCGCCGCCTGAGCACAAAAAAAGGGACACGCTCTCACGTGTCCCTCGCAGGCTGGATCGGAGGACCGCTCAGTTCTGCGCCGCCGGCGCCGGCGCGGCATTCGCGACTTCCTTGAGAAGCTTGAAGCCCTCGCGCGTGTAATCGAGCGCCGACATTCCGTCCGGGCTCGTGGCCGTGTCGGAAAAGATCATCCACTGCGCGTAGCCGAGGTTCGACGCGACTTCCGCAAAATCCTCCGGCGTCCCGCCGTATTCCGCCGCATAGATCCGCGCGATCGGCGCCGCGATTTCCTCCGACGGCGCGCCCTTCAGCACGAGGGAAAAACGCGCCACCTCTTCGCGAGCCAGCGCATCCGCGCCGCCGCCCTCGGTCGCCGGAACTTTCATCATCGCAAACTTCTCGGTCAGCGCCGTCGTCGCCTTGCTCTCGATCGCCGCCACCGTGTCGGCATTTTCTCCCCCCGTCGTGTCGATGCCCTTCAGGCTGCGCAGGGCATTCGTGCCCGCCACATCATTCTGCGCCATCCGGTAGGCCGTGAGCGGCGAGAGATTGAACTGCGACGAGTAGATTTTGTAACGCGCCACCACGGAGGCAAAGTTCTTGCCGTCCTTCCGGGCGATCCAGTCGTCGACGGTGAGCTTTGCCATTTCATTCGGATCGAATCCCTTCAGGTTGGGAGTGCGCGGCCAGATCACATAGACCAGAAACGCGGCGACGATCAGGAGGAGGACTTTGGTAATATTGCGCATAAGGGGAAGAAAAGCCTATGGGGTCCGACGATGCCGGGGAGCGCCTTCTCCCGCCAGTCCTTTTTCAAGAGCTTTTGACGATTCTCGCATTTCCCGCTGAACTGCCCCCGTCCACCGCGCGCCTCAAATCAAATCTTCCAGCTTCCACTTCGAAATGCCCGCCATCCTCGCCCTCGAAGACCTTGCCGCCGAATCCGACCGACTCCGCGCCGAAGGCCGCCGCCTCGTCCTCACCAACGGCTGCTTCGACATCCTTCACGCCGGCCACGTCGATTACCTCGAGCGCTCCCGCGCCCTCGGCGACGCCCTCGCCATCGCCATCAATTCCGACGCCTCCGTCCGCGCCCTCAAAGGCCC
It encodes the following:
- the hisH gene encoding imidazole glycerol phosphate synthase subunit HisH, with the translated sequence MNSPSIGIVDYGSGNLRSVTKALDTVGARTQLISTPAALDEIDAVVVPGVGAFGDCARNLRATGLWEPLREWIAADRPYLGICLGYQLLFESSEETPGIAGLGALPGIVKKFPAGALKVPHMGWNTLTLNAPGDRLYRDLPAAPSVYFVHSYHPVPADASLVTATCEYGDGFAASVSRGALSACQFHPEKSQATGLAILKNFVTSLDAVVACH
- a CDS encoding PTPDL family protein; the encoded protein is MNRHLPSALLALALPLANATADAIKLKSGEVVEGKVIASDAKSVTVEVQFSPTITDERTIARSDIAATVLVSPDEAAFASIRALEIPATALDVRAYDEVLNKDLRPFLKSYPTSTRVTDVKELIKNFEAERARVAAGEIKVSGVWYDAATRTAEEYQIDAATELAAMKLQLAAQNYPGAVNSFEQLVRSFPNSAAFAESFPLGKKAILKLEQQLSFTIGNLPQTLARRQAAIDRTPVEQRQPIQAAAAAEDARAAAAAEAAQKANVHFFAILPYDEKGLRSMQEALKSLVDQLKPVDEKQLAAGAKLVRQVNNELSTNQLAAAQTTLTQLSTAWPQYEGLGRLQSRLSAAQQSTATATAREANHLKAQGK
- the hisB gene encoding imidazoleglycerol-phosphate dehydratase HisB; translated protein: MARAATIDRKTSETDIQLTLDVDGSGTSTLRTGIPFFDHMLTLFARHGLFDLDVTAKGDLDVDFHHTVEDAGICLGQAFTRALGDKKGIRRYGHAYVPMDETLVRAVVDLSGRPFLEYRAPGGVEAINGFSFQLVEEFLRGFTMNALANVHIEILYGRDAHHMAEGVFKALARALDVATQIDPRVTGVPSTKGVL
- a CDS encoding M14 family metallocarboxypeptidase, producing the protein MAAKPRVLPLEHQRSHDYGHLIRRWRSVARARGLRLTPYAAASGYELFHIAPRRPTPGRPWIYLSAGIHGDETGATEGLLDWAAATGLPFTDFNLLVFPCLNPWGLVNNSRVDADGRDLNRTYHDDAVPQTAAHKAALAGWHTSDLDGRRPFALSLCLHEDYDANGVYIYEIQGARPYWAERLLEASRRHLPADTRRSIEGRSARAGIVRRAIDLASMPLHPEAFTLHFHHAERTFTAETPSEAHLDARAAAHAAIIEQAVRLCLQEFPQTSKRSTPPD
- the hisA gene encoding 1-(5-phosphoribosyl)-5-[(5-phosphoribosylamino)methylideneamino]imidazole-4-carboxamide isomerase, producing MLLLPAIDLMGGEVVRLRRGEATEKTVYSSDPPAFARKWEAAGGDWLHLVDLDAAFTGESRNLDAVRAICASVSIPCELGGGMRSEAAIRAALDAGISRVVIGTRASESLDFVRDMCATFSGDRIAVGIDARHGKVAVKGWTETTEQDATDLALAVQDAGAGTIIYTDIATDGMLQGPNFAELEKLLATLDCNLVASGGVSSPDDVRRLATMPGLYGAILGKALYDGHITGDLRPLVAA